One region of Candidatus Peribacteraceae bacterium genomic DNA includes:
- a CDS encoding secondary thiamine-phosphate synthase enzyme YjbQ → MTSSTAYLTMDVPARRGFVNITPRVEEAVQKSGIREGLCLVNAMHITASVFINDDEAGLHRDFERWLEELAPFNASPEHYRHNRTGEDNADAHLKRQIMGRETVVAVTDGKLDLGPWEQICYGEFDGMRKKRVLVKIIGE, encoded by the coding sequence ATGACGTCCTCCACCGCGTACCTCACCATGGACGTCCCCGCGCGCCGGGGCTTTGTGAACATCACGCCCCGGGTAGAAGAGGCGGTGCAGAAGAGCGGGATCCGGGAAGGCCTGTGCCTGGTGAACGCCATGCACATCACCGCGTCGGTGTTCATCAATGACGATGAAGCGGGTCTCCACCGGGACTTCGAGCGGTGGCTCGAGGAACTGGCGCCCTTCAACGCATCGCCCGAACACTACCGCCACAATCGGACGGGCGAGGACAACGCCGACGCGCACCTCAAGCGCCAGATCATGGGGAGGGAAACGGTGGTGGCCGTGACGGACGGGAAGCTGGACTTGGGGCCGTGGGAGCAGATCTGCTACGGGGAGTTCGACGGGATGAGGAAGAAGCGTGTCCTGGTCAAAATCATCGGGGAATAA
- a CDS encoding Panacea domain-containing protein, translating to MSKVFDRFYSMFGWPTLDAKTRDLARYIYIQFTENNATCDTFQLAKAMYLADVACYRYTGKKISNIQWRWWPNGPFDPSVYDYRKDCSYSGFLDSQEVADSKHGHKCVAYVKIDLLSDIEAAFVKKVVNKIYNIDFNELTKVAYSTEPMKKIGAKPNGNANKQLLDFSTITQKTLGPSNS from the coding sequence ATGAGTAAAGTATTTGATAGGTTTTATTCAATGTTTGGGTGGCCAACATTGGATGCAAAAACGCGGGATCTTGCTCGTTACATTTACATTCAATTTACTGAAAACAACGCAACGTGTGATACGTTCCAATTAGCAAAAGCAATGTATTTAGCTGATGTAGCTTGCTACAGATATACTGGTAAAAAAATTTCCAACATTCAGTGGAGATGGTGGCCTAACGGCCCTTTTGATCCTTCGGTTTATGACTATAGAAAGGACTGCTCCTATTCCGGTTTTCTTGATTCTCAAGAAGTTGCTGATTCGAAGCATGGTCATAAATGCGTGGCTTATGTAAAAATCGATCTTCTTTCAGATATTGAAGCTGCTTTCGTAAAAAAAGTTGTTAACAAGATATATAACATTGATTTTAATGAATTAACTAAAGTTGCATATAGCACAGAGCCTATGAAAAAAATTGGGGCTAAGCCAAACGGGAATGCCAACAAGCAATTATTAGATTTTTCAACAATTACACAAAAGACCCTTGGCCCTTCAAATTCCTGA
- a CDS encoding TspO/MBR family protein → METYTWYQQLIKPSWAPPSTVFGPVWTVLYIGIIISFGAVFVMAAQKKIVMMIALPFVLNLLFNFAFTPLQFGLKSNVLASMISSSSSGR, encoded by the coding sequence ATGGAGACTTACACGTGGTACCAACAGCTGATCAAGCCCTCATGGGCTCCTCCATCAACCGTGTTCGGGCCGGTGTGGACCGTGCTTTACATCGGCATCATCATTTCCTTCGGCGCCGTCTTTGTGATGGCGGCACAGAAGAAGATCGTGATGATGATTGCACTGCCGTTTGTGCTGAATCTCCTCTTCAATTTCGCATTCACGCCACTGCAGTTCGGGCTCAAAAGTAACGTCCTTGCGAGTATGATATCCTCCTCGTCCTCGGGACGCTGA
- a CDS encoding DUF4105 domain-containing protein: protein MHLEKGKKRRWFETAFVVLIGWMFVRPSNDRDWSPDQAVLPSAEVRGDTVHIRNIRNFTYRTVTEYDIAYEDKDCRLSDLESLWYVVEPFSHWKGAAHAFLSFGFRGGGFMGISIEIRKEKGEKFSSLRGLFRQYELMYVIGDERDLVKLRSNYRKDSVYVYPVRAPREVIRRLFLSMVERANTLREKPEFYNTLTNTCTTNIVRHIHEFSPRRIPFSFKVLLPAYSDRLAYDLGLIDTDLTFEGARARHRINDAALLYAEHPDFSLKIREGFGTMRP, encoded by the coding sequence ATGCATTTGGAGAAAGGCAAAAAGCGCCGATGGTTTGAGACGGCATTCGTGGTCCTGATCGGCTGGATGTTCGTGCGGCCCTCCAACGACCGGGACTGGTCCCCCGACCAGGCGGTTCTGCCTTCCGCGGAAGTGCGGGGCGACACGGTGCACATCCGCAACATCCGCAATTTCACCTACCGCACTGTGACGGAGTATGACATCGCCTACGAGGACAAGGATTGCCGCCTCAGCGACCTGGAATCCCTGTGGTACGTGGTGGAGCCGTTCTCGCACTGGAAGGGGGCGGCGCATGCGTTCCTCAGCTTCGGCTTCCGGGGGGGCGGTTTCATGGGGATCTCCATCGAGATCCGCAAAGAGAAGGGCGAAAAGTTCTCTTCCTTGCGCGGGTTGTTCAGGCAGTACGAGCTCATGTACGTGATCGGCGACGAGCGGGACCTGGTGAAGCTGCGGTCCAATTATCGGAAAGACTCCGTGTACGTGTATCCGGTCCGGGCCCCCCGCGAGGTCATCCGGCGCCTGTTCCTCTCCATGGTGGAGCGCGCCAACACGCTCCGCGAGAAGCCGGAGTTCTACAACACGTTGACCAACACCTGCACCACCAACATCGTGCGGCACATCCATGAATTCTCGCCGCGGCGGATACCGTTCAGCTTCAAGGTGCTCCTCCCCGCCTATTCCGACCGCCTGGCGTATGACCTGGGTCTGATCGATACGGATTTGACGTTTGAAGGGGCGCGCGCGCGGCACCGCATCAACGACGCGGCGCTCCTGTACGCCGAACACCCCGATTTCTCCCTGAAGATCCGCGAGGGTTTCGGTACCATGCGCCCATGA
- a CDS encoding terminase small subunit, translating into MKGKVGRPTKYGSDIVASARRYVENCARTKEIPFIEELALQLGVDDDTIVEWAKKHDEFSATIKQLRLLQRLYLQKDSLSRKIHPTSAIFLLKANHGFMEAEKRQEANTVTTYEDLITAAEKDGEYAEWDIAEAINNQSLHSVPDALQKKIR; encoded by the coding sequence ATGAAAGGGAAAGTCGGTAGACCCACTAAATACGGTTCGGACATTGTCGCGAGCGCAAGGCGCTACGTGGAGAATTGTGCACGTACTAAAGAGATTCCTTTTATCGAAGAACTGGCACTTCAATTAGGGGTGGATGATGACACAATTGTGGAATGGGCAAAGAAGCATGATGAATTTTCCGCCACTATAAAACAGTTGCGACTTCTTCAGAGGCTGTATCTCCAAAAGGACTCTCTTTCGCGTAAAATCCACCCTACAAGCGCGATTTTCCTCCTCAAGGCCAATCATGGCTTCATGGAAGCCGAGAAGCGACAGGAGGCCAATACTGTCACAACATACGAGGATCTTATAACGGCTGCGGAGAAGGATGGTGAGTATGCAGAATGGGATATTGCCGAAGCCATAAATAATCAGTCGCTACACTCTGTTCCAGACGCCCTACAAAAGAAGATCAGATAA
- a CDS encoding class I tRNA ligase family protein: MFDPVDPKQSFPALERAILRYWKEEDTFKRSIAKRRGVSEKAGKRKKKERNDFSFYDGPPFATGLPHYGHLLAGTIKDVIPRYQTMRGKTVQRRFGWDCHGLPVEYEIEKEHGIQTKKQIEEMGVKAFNDLCREAVQRYAKEWRTAVERMGRWVDMDWDYRTMDPDYMESIWWVFKSLHDKGLLYEGAKPMHVCPRCETPLSNFEVTQGYKEVTDISVTAMFELTEKPGTYVLAWTTTPWTLPGNLLLAVNPAIRYVSFPRGNATFIASEQFAQSLGLAPSADTPSEATPGAPPLKTIPVEWLLGQKYKPLFPYFAAAYAEKGFRIVEGSFVTTEEGTGVVHIAPGFGEDDYNVGKREGLPLLQHVTLSGRFTPEVKDFKGADVKPADDPAKTDRKVAEWLKGKGLLFGEPQPYRHSYPHCWRCDSPLLNYATSSWFVSVEKIKEQMLQVNKETEWVPGHIRDGRFGKWLEGARDWAVSRNRYWGTPLPIWRNEESGEIEVLGSRDDLMRKVTDRFTKVTALRHGESEGNIAPVYQGEVPGTDLTAAGKKQAKEAGLFLKEQDVAVIYCSPLARTRQTAKIIAKATGAPIVVDERLKEVCFGEYEGKHIDFSDLAFVKARRAHRMQTNQVESIYHFPGMETWKQVHERLQGFLNDTLPKHRGKHVVVVTHADLMLNMKHFFTQEDPAKLTHQPYPEYADTEQFFWDHRTGTQLDLHKETIDPITWPASGDGKGAPLFRRIPDVLDCWFESGAMPYAQSHFPFDKEHITKKGTAEFPPGFPADFIAEGIDQTRGWFYTLTVLSAALFNRPAFFHCIVNGTVLAEDGKKMSKRLKNYPEPLEVVEKYGADAIRLMLMGSPAVRGEDMRFSEKGVEEVLRSVLLPLWNAYVFLVTYANAAGWEPKETRTTSGHPLDTWIRAEVQDLANRMTAQLEKYDLSATCGELSASIDALTNWYVRLSRRRFAGKGSMHEREEMGAGQEEDRAAACATLYDVLLTISQLLAPFAPFIAESMYLNLVGEEHGSVHLTDWPAERELTEEEQALLKKTRLLRTIVSLGLKLRAEAKVKLRQPLAKATIAIPASLRKDPLTDEELRLLQEELNVKEVALIDDPGALGTPVAQVDARKVGPRLGARVQELIQAGKRGEFTQGKDGSVVIGEERLAPDEVTVVYVGKEGQNVAGDRGVVVGLDTAISDQLVLEGCGRDLIRAVQRERKEAGLNLHDRIKLQVEGADDVLKECGKMIEEETNATLTHVKGDDHETEMSGKKVVFRFEKL, from the coding sequence ATGTTCGATCCCGTCGACCCCAAACAATCGTTCCCGGCTCTCGAGCGCGCCATCCTCCGGTATTGGAAGGAGGAGGATACGTTCAAACGGAGCATCGCCAAGCGGCGCGGCGTGAGCGAAAAGGCGGGGAAGAGGAAGAAGAAGGAGAGGAATGATTTCAGCTTCTACGACGGCCCGCCCTTCGCCACGGGGCTCCCCCACTACGGCCACCTTCTTGCGGGCACCATCAAGGACGTCATCCCCCGCTACCAGACCATGCGGGGCAAGACGGTGCAGCGCCGGTTCGGGTGGGATTGCCACGGGCTCCCCGTGGAGTATGAGATCGAGAAGGAGCACGGCATCCAGACCAAGAAGCAGATCGAGGAGATGGGCGTGAAGGCGTTCAACGACCTCTGCCGCGAGGCGGTGCAGCGCTACGCAAAGGAATGGCGCACGGCCGTGGAACGCATGGGCCGGTGGGTGGACATGGACTGGGACTACCGGACCATGGACCCCGATTACATGGAAAGCATTTGGTGGGTGTTCAAGAGCCTGCACGACAAGGGTCTCCTCTATGAGGGCGCCAAGCCCATGCACGTCTGCCCCCGCTGCGAAACGCCCCTCTCCAACTTTGAAGTGACGCAGGGATATAAGGAGGTGACGGATATCTCGGTGACGGCGATGTTCGAACTGACGGAGAAGCCCGGGACGTACGTGCTGGCCTGGACCACCACGCCCTGGACGCTTCCGGGGAACCTGCTGCTCGCCGTGAACCCCGCCATCCGGTACGTCTCCTTCCCACGAGGGAACGCAACTTTCATCGCCTCGGAACAGTTCGCGCAGTCCCTGGGGCTGGCACCCTCCGCGGATACGCCCAGCGAAGCGACCCCGGGCGCCCCGCCGCTCAAGACCATCCCGGTGGAATGGCTGCTCGGCCAGAAGTACAAGCCGCTCTTCCCGTACTTCGCCGCCGCGTACGCGGAGAAGGGTTTCCGCATCGTGGAGGGATCCTTCGTGACCACGGAGGAAGGGACGGGTGTGGTGCACATTGCGCCGGGGTTCGGGGAGGACGACTACAACGTGGGCAAGCGCGAGGGGCTGCCGCTCCTGCAGCACGTCACCCTGTCCGGCCGCTTCACCCCCGAGGTGAAGGACTTCAAGGGCGCGGACGTGAAGCCGGCGGATGACCCCGCCAAGACCGACCGCAAGGTGGCGGAATGGCTGAAAGGGAAAGGCCTTCTGTTCGGCGAACCGCAACCCTACCGGCACTCCTACCCGCACTGCTGGCGCTGTGATTCCCCCCTCCTCAACTACGCCACCTCCTCCTGGTTCGTTTCCGTGGAGAAGATCAAGGAGCAGATGCTGCAGGTGAACAAGGAGACGGAGTGGGTGCCCGGGCACATCCGCGACGGGAGGTTCGGCAAGTGGCTGGAAGGGGCGCGTGACTGGGCCGTTTCCCGCAACCGCTACTGGGGGACGCCGCTCCCCATCTGGCGCAACGAGGAGAGCGGGGAGATCGAGGTGTTGGGCAGCAGGGACGACCTGATGCGGAAGGTGACCGACCGCTTCACCAAGGTGACGGCGCTGCGGCACGGCGAGAGCGAGGGGAACATCGCCCCCGTCTACCAGGGCGAAGTGCCGGGGACGGACCTCACGGCCGCGGGCAAGAAGCAGGCGAAGGAAGCGGGTTTGTTCCTCAAGGAACAGGACGTCGCCGTCATCTACTGCTCCCCCCTGGCACGCACCCGGCAGACCGCAAAGATCATCGCCAAGGCCACGGGGGCGCCCATCGTGGTGGACGAGCGGTTGAAGGAAGTCTGCTTCGGGGAGTACGAGGGCAAGCACATCGACTTCAGCGACCTCGCCTTCGTCAAAGCGCGCCGCGCGCACCGCATGCAGACGAACCAGGTGGAGAGCATCTACCACTTCCCCGGCATGGAGACGTGGAAGCAAGTGCACGAGCGTCTGCAGGGCTTCCTCAACGACACGCTCCCCAAGCACCGCGGCAAGCACGTGGTGGTGGTGACGCACGCGGACCTGATGTTGAACATGAAGCACTTCTTCACGCAGGAGGATCCCGCCAAGCTCACGCACCAGCCGTACCCGGAGTACGCGGATACCGAACAATTCTTCTGGGACCACCGGACGGGGACGCAGCTCGACCTCCACAAGGAGACGATTGACCCCATCACGTGGCCGGCGTCCGGCGACGGCAAAGGCGCTCCCCTCTTCCGCCGCATCCCCGACGTGCTGGACTGCTGGTTCGAGAGCGGCGCCATGCCCTACGCGCAATCGCACTTCCCCTTCGACAAGGAGCACATCACCAAGAAGGGGACGGCGGAATTCCCTCCGGGCTTCCCCGCCGACTTCATCGCGGAGGGAATCGACCAGACCCGCGGATGGTTCTACACGCTCACCGTCCTCTCCGCCGCCCTCTTCAACCGCCCCGCCTTCTTCCATTGCATCGTCAACGGGACGGTGCTGGCCGAGGACGGGAAGAAGATGAGCAAGAGGCTGAAGAACTACCCGGAGCCGCTGGAAGTGGTGGAGAAGTACGGCGCCGACGCCATCCGCCTCATGCTCATGGGCTCCCCCGCCGTGCGAGGCGAGGACATGCGCTTCTCGGAGAAGGGCGTGGAGGAAGTGTTGCGTTCGGTGCTGCTCCCCCTGTGGAACGCCTACGTGTTCCTGGTGACCTACGCCAACGCGGCGGGATGGGAGCCCAAGGAGACGCGGACCACCTCCGGTCACCCGCTGGACACCTGGATCCGCGCGGAAGTGCAGGACCTTGCGAACCGCATGACGGCGCAACTGGAGAAGTACGACCTCTCCGCCACGTGCGGCGAGCTCTCTGCTTCCATCGATGCGCTCACCAACTGGTACGTGCGCCTCTCCCGCCGCCGCTTCGCGGGGAAAGGAAGCATGCATGAGCGGGAGGAGATGGGTGCCGGCCAGGAGGAGGACCGTGCGGCGGCCTGTGCCACGCTCTACGACGTGCTCCTCACCATCAGCCAGCTCCTGGCGCCCTTCGCGCCGTTCATCGCCGAGTCCATGTACCTCAACCTCGTGGGGGAGGAGCACGGCTCGGTCCACCTGACGGATTGGCCCGCCGAGCGGGAACTGACGGAGGAGGAACAGGCGCTGCTCAAGAAGACGCGGCTGCTGCGCACCATCGTCTCGCTGGGGTTGAAACTGCGCGCCGAAGCCAAGGTGAAGCTGCGCCAACCGCTCGCCAAGGCCACCATCGCCATTCCCGCCTCCCTCCGCAAAGACCCGCTCACGGACGAGGAGTTGCGGCTGCTGCAGGAGGAGCTGAACGTGAAGGAGGTCGCGCTCATCGATGATCCGGGAGCACTGGGGACACCCGTGGCGCAGGTGGACGCCCGCAAGGTGGGGCCCCGTTTGGGCGCGCGCGTGCAGGAGCTGATCCAAGCGGGCAAGCGCGGGGAGTTCACGCAGGGGAAGGACGGGTCCGTGGTCATCGGGGAAGAGCGGTTGGCCCCCGACGAAGTGACGGTGGTGTACGTGGGCAAGGAAGGACAGAACGTGGCGGGCGACCGCGGCGTGGTGGTGGGCTTGGATACGGCGATCTCCGACCAACTGGTGCTGGAAGGCTGCGGCCGCGATTTGATCCGGGCGGTGCAGCGCGAGCGGAAGGAAGCGGGGTTGAACCTCCACGACCGCATCAAGCTGCAAGTGGAAGGCGCGGACGACGTGCTCAAGGAGTGCGGGAAGATGATCGAGGAAGAGACGAACGCCACGCTGACTCATGTAAAGGGGGACGACCACGAGACGGAAATGAGCGGGAAGAAGGTGGTTTTCCGCTTTGAAAAGCTTTGA
- a CDS encoding PadR family transcriptional regulator, whose protein sequence is MTRDLPTENAQAQMRKGILEFCTLLIISRGSVYATDILQTLQASDLLVVEGTLYPLLSRLRADGLVAYEWRESKNGPPRKYYTLTAKGKTVLRELTRTWKSLSDSIHSLLSHA, encoded by the coding sequence ATGACCCGCGACCTCCCCACCGAGAACGCCCAAGCGCAGATGCGCAAAGGCATCCTGGAGTTCTGCACCCTCCTCATCATCTCGCGCGGTTCCGTGTACGCCACGGACATCCTGCAAACATTGCAAGCATCGGACTTGCTCGTGGTGGAAGGCACGCTCTATCCCCTCTTGAGCCGGCTCCGCGCGGACGGGCTCGTGGCCTACGAGTGGCGCGAGTCCAAGAACGGCCCCCCGCGCAAGTACTACACGCTCACGGCCAAGGGCAAGACGGTGCTGCGCGAACTCACCCGTACATGGAAGTCCCTCAGCGATTCCATCCATTCCCTCCTCTCCCATGCATAA
- a CDS encoding Gmad2 immunoglobulin-like domain-containing protein — protein sequence MRTTFLVTSVLSLTLLAACSAAPNDGDPVPPVSSSSAASEASVSSVSSVASTDVTLTQPQPGDTVSSPLTVSGEARGRWFFEASFPVKLLDGDGAIIAQGIAEAQGDWMTADFVPFMATLTFDPPATSAGTLVLERDNPSGLPENDASVQVPVQF from the coding sequence ATGCGTACCACATTCCTCGTCACCTCGGTCCTCTCCCTCACGCTCCTCGCAGCCTGTTCCGCGGCGCCGAACGACGGCGACCCTGTGCCGCCGGTCTCCTCGTCCTCCGCGGCATCGGAGGCCTCCGTTTCGAGCGTCTCCAGCGTCGCTTCCACGGACGTCACCCTCACGCAGCCGCAGCCCGGCGATACCGTCTCGAGCCCGCTCACGGTGAGCGGCGAAGCGCGCGGACGCTGGTTCTTTGAGGCCAGCTTCCCCGTAAAGCTCCTCGATGGCGACGGCGCCATCATCGCGCAGGGGATTGCGGAAGCGCAGGGGGATTGGATGACCGCGGACTTCGTGCCGTTCATGGCCACCCTCACCTTCGACCCGCCCGCAACATCCGCCGGAACGCTCGTACTGGAGCGGGATAATCCCTCGGGATTGCCGGAGAATGACGCGAGCGTTCAGGTGCCGGTGCAGTTCTGA
- a CDS encoding phage holin family protein has protein sequence MSLPLRLTLRFALNIALVWALVAFVPQAFVMDGGFPASIIIGALLTLMNLVVRPLLDVVTLPLKLVATLLAFILVNGLFVWLTVWAAQRLDPSLVSLQIDGGLPGWLSVILVFGIGNWLMKMLLR, from the coding sequence ATGTCACTCCCTCTTCGACTCACCCTCCGCTTCGCACTGAACATCGCCCTGGTATGGGCGCTGGTGGCGTTCGTGCCGCAGGCGTTCGTGATGGACGGCGGGTTCCCGGCCTCCATCATCATCGGCGCGCTCCTCACGCTCATGAACTTGGTGGTGCGGCCGCTCCTGGACGTGGTGACGCTGCCGCTCAAGCTGGTCGCCACCCTTTTGGCCTTCATCCTGGTGAACGGCCTCTTCGTGTGGCTCACGGTCTGGGCCGCCCAGCGGTTGGATCCCTCCCTCGTCTCCCTCCAAATCGACGGCGGCCTCCCCGGCTGGCTCTCCGTGATCCTCGTGTTCGGCATCGGGAACTGGCTGATGAAGATGTTATTGAGGTGA
- a CDS encoding DUF2807 domain-containing protein, with the protein MHKTVTITLGGILFHVEDDAFAALDSYLSSIRAHFRSYPDNDEIVADIENRIAEEFGEKLKGKRKAVTLADVEELTARMGTVEDFKKFDAGRADETETKDQAPKGPSGEPLFKGRLYRSADDQILGGVSAGIAHYFAIDPAIVRLVFAATIIFGGMGMIVYILLWIILPEAKTTTEKLEMEQKRVTLSAIQERVQEKVRNPATRNAARKMVAVPVLILRRLIEALGKVLRMAVPLFMRAAGFFIILGIALAIAGLTSALVYFMLNPSSAFADFPLQSVVGRPGFLTLMLSGYALAFLPLIFFLMAGSSLMDMKNTFSVRSVSTLIALWVVALVAFTVTGFSHAPALEAAARRIQSERVETVTRQADLKDFRSVEVGGSAFLTVHRGDTYAVTMEAAPQDLDRAKVRVENGTLKMDYEGWRSSCFFFCGNRRVKLDIRMPTLDGVDLDGASHGEVSGFEGDRMTLKASGASSITGTLTAKNLTLDLSGASRAVLQGSADALGLMLSGASRVDAVRFPAKNATVDLSGASAAQLDVSESLKGDISGTSSVTYKQRPPAVDVSTSGASRVEQMEMEPEEQEFQEFDEWQ; encoded by the coding sequence ATGCATAAGACGGTCACCATCACCCTCGGCGGCATCCTCTTCCACGTCGAAGACGACGCGTTCGCCGCACTGGACTCCTACCTCTCCTCCATCCGCGCCCACTTCCGCTCCTACCCGGACAACGACGAGATCGTGGCGGACATCGAGAACCGCATCGCGGAGGAGTTCGGCGAGAAGCTGAAAGGCAAGCGGAAGGCCGTGACGCTCGCGGACGTGGAGGAACTTACGGCGCGCATGGGGACCGTGGAGGACTTCAAGAAGTTCGATGCCGGGCGCGCCGATGAGACGGAAACGAAGGACCAAGCCCCGAAGGGGCCCTCGGGGGAGCCGCTCTTCAAAGGCCGCCTGTACCGCTCCGCGGATGACCAGATCCTGGGCGGCGTGAGCGCCGGCATCGCCCACTACTTCGCCATCGACCCCGCCATCGTGCGCCTGGTGTTCGCCGCCACCATCATCTTCGGCGGCATGGGCATGATCGTCTACATCCTCCTCTGGATCATTCTGCCGGAAGCCAAGACCACCACCGAGAAGCTGGAGATGGAGCAGAAGCGCGTGACACTCTCCGCCATACAGGAGCGTGTGCAGGAGAAGGTGCGCAACCCCGCCACGCGCAACGCGGCGCGCAAGATGGTGGCGGTTCCCGTGCTCATCCTCCGCCGCCTCATCGAGGCGTTGGGCAAGGTGCTGCGTATGGCGGTGCCGCTGTTCATGCGCGCCGCGGGCTTTTTCATCATCCTCGGCATCGCGCTGGCCATTGCGGGCCTTACTTCCGCGCTCGTGTACTTCATGCTCAACCCTTCCTCCGCCTTCGCCGATTTTCCGCTCCAATCCGTGGTGGGACGGCCGGGCTTCCTCACCCTCATGCTCTCGGGCTACGCCCTCGCCTTCCTGCCCCTCATCTTCTTCCTGATGGCGGGCTCGAGCCTGATGGACATGAAGAACACCTTCTCCGTGCGGAGCGTCTCCACGCTCATCGCCCTGTGGGTAGTCGCCCTCGTGGCGTTCACGGTGACGGGCTTCTCCCACGCGCCCGCGCTGGAAGCGGCGGCCCGCAGGATCCAGAGCGAGCGGGTGGAGACGGTGACGCGCCAAGCGGACCTGAAGGATTTCCGCAGCGTGGAAGTGGGCGGTTCGGCGTTCCTCACCGTGCACCGGGGCGATACCTACGCCGTGACCATGGAAGCGGCGCCGCAGGACTTGGACCGCGCAAAGGTGCGCGTGGAAAACGGCACGCTGAAGATGGACTATGAGGGATGGCGTTCATCCTGCTTCTTCTTCTGCGGCAACCGGCGGGTGAAGCTGGATATCCGCATGCCCACGTTGGACGGAGTGGATCTCGACGGTGCCTCGCACGGCGAAGTGAGCGGCTTCGAGGGCGACAGGATGACGCTCAAGGCCTCCGGCGCCTCTTCCATCACCGGAACGCTCACCGCAAAGAACCTCACGCTCGACCTCAGCGGCGCCTCCCGCGCCGTCCTCCAAGGCTCCGCGGACGCACTCGGCTTGATGCTGAGCGGCGCCTCCCGCGTGGACGCCGTCCGCTTTCCCGCGAAGAACGCCACGGTGGACCTGAGCGGCGCCAGCGCCGCGCAACTGGACGTGAGCGAATCATTGAAAGGCGACATCTCCGGCACCAGCAGCGTGACGTACAAACAGCGCCCGCCCGCGGTGGACGTTTCCACCTCCGGCGCCAGCCGCGTGGAGCAGATGGAAATGGAACCGGAAGAGCAGGAATTCCAGGAGTTTGACGAATGGCAATGA